The proteins below come from a single Miscanthus floridulus cultivar M001 chromosome 1, ASM1932011v1, whole genome shotgun sequence genomic window:
- the LOC136456840 gene encoding transcription factor RF2b-like, whose product MAMVGRRLPDLRARWASEKARSNPRDPRRPLLLSLPSPGHRHRRARSEGAFRLPDDLGLGGSGGGPDGDAFDEIGSEDDLFSTFMDIEKISSSGPSNRDRDGAAETSSPQRPKHRHSSSVDGSGLFFSPGIGGGAGKDAAASLAEVMEAKKAMTPEQLAELAAIDPKRAKRFIRC is encoded by the exons ATGGCGATGG TGGGCCGAAGACTTCCAGACCTCCGAGCCCGTTGGGCGAGCGAGAAGGCTCGCAGCAACCCGCGAGACCCGCGACGCCCTCTTCTGCTCTCACTTCCATCGCcgggccaccgccaccgccgggcCAGATCTGAGGGTGCCTTCCGCCTCCCGGACGACCTGGGcctcggcggcagcggcggcggccccgACGGCGACGCCTTCGACGAGATCGGCTCCGAGGACGACCTCTTCTCCACCTTCATGGACATCGAGAAGATCTCGTCCTCCGGGCCCTCCAACCGCGACCGCGACGGCGCCGCCGAGACCTCGTCTCCGCAGCGCCCCAAGCACCGCCACAGCAGCTCCGTCGACGGCTCGGGCCTCTTCTTCTCGCCCGgcatcggcggcggcgcggggaagGATGCCGCGGCGTCGCTGGCCGAGGTCATGGAGGCCAAGAAGGCcatgactcccgagcagctggcCGAGCTCGCGGCCATCGATCCCAAGCGCGCCAAGAG GTTTATCAGATGTTAA
- the LOC136510323 gene encoding zinc finger BED domain-containing protein RICESLEEPER 2-like, with protein sequence MATLPSELAIEEFSGQEADQQSSKHTTSRSVNVKKSLLVKRMSSAVNAPKPPTEKRRKSSASNVQFVRSPLLNRIVASPRMRHSRAKHQRSPCAGLSSSTLPDDTRTTASPNLGKDAASRSVDRIKSLLSKRKSSVVNASNHSEGMQRKSSASRVHYVRSPVLNRMLQSPRMGQSPVLSARSSSSSSSDDTRMVISPDLGPDASRPIKRRKLRSDVWKEFEPIYEGNLVVQAKCIHCLELLSATRDNGRSACRRHLKVCKERTRMNQLVESMNTGLSPDSLALKNWKFDQEVSRKAMVNFIVLQELPFSLVDHAPFHKFIATLNPWFTIVSRTTVAEDIMSSYEDRRLALRETIKNSNSRVCLTADMWTSNQNLGYLCITCHFIDNDWMLQKRIIGFGLVASPHDGFTLFNALLKCLQEWKLEHKVFSITLDNAKNNNNMVGSLRKNLSERHLMLGNGDLLHMRCVAHVLNLIVKEGFKVIDGATDRIRDSVKYIRSSQARKQRFEEIIVQLGISYEKRPSLDVPTRWNSTYLMLKSAIEYRAVFDVMESQDPNYMDKPSNTDWNMADLLCNVFKPFYDATNVVSGTLYPTANHCFHVLWEVKGKIETLESNTDISIAVMASKMNLKFQKYWDICLLQICVPVVLDPRFKLSFISFRLDAGFGDKGPAYTEMVKATLQNLFSAYSSMAPDLNYSQPEPNDGSIDEDDCWADFEQHLAAQKRKRVKSELDTYLQDDLFPRQKKFDILQWWMMHSTKYPVVSRMARDVFAAPASTVASESTFSTSGRIVSDYRSRLTSKKVQALVCLQDWLRAEGTFSLNCTK encoded by the exons ATGGCAACCCTGCCATCTGAGCTTGCGATAGAAGAATTTAGTGGTCAAGAAGCAGATCAACAAAGCAGTAAGCATACAACTTCAAGGAGTGTGAACGTGAAGAAGTCATTGCTAGTGAAACGGATGTCATCTGCTGTTaatgctccaaagcctccaacagaGAAGCGGAGGAAGTCATCTGCTTCGAACGTGCAATTTGTGAGGTCCCCGCTACTGAATAGGATCGTAGCATCGCCAAGGATGCGCCACTCCAGAGCCAAACACCAGAGGTCACCATGTGCAGgattgtcatcttcaaccttacCTGATGATACAAGAACGACTGCTTCTCCTAATCTTGGCAAAGATGCAGCATCAAGGAGCGTGGATAGGATCAAGTCCTTGCTGTCGAAACGGAAGTCATCTGTTGTTAATGCTTCAAATCATTCAGAAGGAATGCAGAGGAAGTCATCTGCTTCACGTGTGCATTATGTGAGATCTCCGGTACTTAATAGAATGCTACAGTCACCAAGGATGGGCCAGTCTCCAGTACTATCTGCAAGATCATCATCTTcgtcttcatctgatgatacaaGAATGGTTATTTCTCCTGATCTTGGCCCAG ATGCATCAAGACCAATTAAGAGACGTAAACTTAGATCTGATGTGTGGAAAGAATTTGAGCCTATTTATGAGGGGAATCTAGTAGTACAAGCTAAATGTATTCATTGTTTGGAGCTCTTGTCTGCTACTCGAGATAATGGTAGAAGTGCTTGTCGTAGGCATTTGAAAGTGTGCAAAGAAAGGACTAGAATGAACCAGTTGGTTGAAAGCATGAACACAGGACTATCCCCTGATTCACTAGCTCTGAAGAATTGGAAGTTTGACCAAGAGGTCTCACGTAAAGCCATGGTCAACTTTATCGTATTGCAGGAGCTGCCCTTTAGTTTAGTTGACCATGCACCGTTTCATAAATTTATTGCTACCTTAAATCCTTGGTTTACCATAGTGTCTAGAACTACAGTTGCTGAGGATATTATGAGCTCATATGAGGATCGAAGGTTAGCCCTTCGGGAAACTATCAAAAATTCAAATTCAAGGGTCTGTCTAACTGCTGATATGTGGACTTCAAATCAGAACCTAGGTTACTTGTGCATTACTTGCCACTTCATTGATAATGACTGGATGTTGCAGAAGAGAATAATAGGTTTTGGTCTTGTAGCTTCGCCCCATGATGGTTTTACTTTGTTTAATGCATTGTTGAAGTGTTTGCAAGAATGGAAGTTAGAGCACAAGGTATTTAGCATCACATTAGATAATGCAAAGAACAACAACAACATGGTTGGTTCCTTAAGGAAAAATCTTTCAGAAAGACACCTTATGCTTGGAAATGGTGATCTGCTACATATGCGTTGTGTAGCGCATGTGTTGAACCTTATTGTCAAGGAGGGATTTAAGGTGATAGATGGTGCTACTGACCGCATTCGAGATAGTGTCAAGTACATTAGAAGCTCACAAGCCCGTAAACAGCGTTTCGAGGAAATCATTGTACAATTAGGTATATCCTATGAGAAGAGACCGTCTCTTGATGTTCCAACTCGGTGGAACTCAACTTATTTAATGCTGAAGTCTGCAATAGAGTATAGGGCAGTCTTTGATGTTATGGAGTCACAAGATCCTAATTACATGGACAAGCCTTCTAATACAGATTGGAACATGGCAGACCTACTTTGCAATGTGTTCAAACCCTTCTATGATGCTACAAATGTAGTTTCTGGTACATTATACCCAACAGCAAACCACTGTTTCCATGTCCTATGGGAAGTCAAAGGAAAAATAGAAACTTTGGAATCAAATACAGATATTTCCATTGCAGTTATGGCGAGCAAAATGAATCTGAAGTTTCAGAAATACTGGGACATATGTTTGTTGCAGATATGTGTTCCAGTAGTTCTAGATCCTAGGTTTAAGCTCAGTTTTATATCATTTCGTTTGGACGCTGGTTTTGGTGATAAAGGTCCAGCATACACTGAAATGGTAAAGGCCACATTGCAAAATCTGTTTTCTGCATATTCATCAATGGCACCTGATTTAAACTACTCACAACCAGAGCCCAATGATGGAAGTATTGATGAAGATGACTGCTGGGCAGACTTTGAACAACATCTTGCAGCACAAAAAAGGAAGAGAGTGAAAAGTGAGCTTGACACATATCTGCAAGATGATCTTTTCCCTCGACAAAAGAAATTTGATATTCTGCAGTGGTGGATGATGCATTCTACAAAGTATCCTGTGGTTTCTCGTATGGCAAGGGATGTGTTTGCAGCACCCGCATCGACTGTAGCTTCTGAATCTACATTTTCCACTAGTGGAAGAATTGTTAGTGACTACAGAAGCCGACTAACAAGCAAGAAAGTTCAAGCCTTAGTATGCCTGCAGGATTGGTTGAGAGCAGAAGGTACATTTTCTTTGAATTGTACAAAGTAG
- the LOC136483878 gene encoding uncharacterized protein, translated as MASRLAAAAASSSTSASPLARLISRRGLAGAADGHGPAKVPLWKDPLSPSKWKEEHFVLASLSMWGALIYGGFKLFGGKNEDKTEAAPAKA; from the exons ATGGCGTCTCGTCTcgctgcggcggcggcctcctcctccacctccgcgtcCCCCCTCGCCCGACTAATCTCTCGCCGCGGCCTTGCCGGTGCCGCAG ACGGCCATGGACCTGCGAAGGTACCCTTGTGGAAAGATCCGTTGAGCCCGAGCAAGTGGAAGGAAGAGCAC TTTGTTCTAGCAAGCCTTTCTATGTGGGGTGCTCTTATTTATGGTGGTTTCAAGCTTTTTGGTGGAAAGAATGAAGACAAGACTGAG GCGGCACCAGCAAAGGCATAG
- the LOC136483881 gene encoding formiminotransferase cyclodeaminase-like protein, which yields MEPHHANKPKLSTKHSKFISCKLYISESRNAMAVDAIERASKSDAQVVVVSQFGDNHYNRFRYTLVSYIIDDRSTGEVIYSPIRKVLLAMIEAAFSTIDLESQSGAHPRIGVVDDLSFHPFGQATMEDAASLAKQVASDIGNGLQVPVFLYAAAHPTGKSVGAIRRELGYYRPNYKDNQWLGSMLPDVLPVKPDVGPTHVSHKRGATTVGVAPWIESYNVPVLSKDVATVRRITRRVSGRGGGLPTVQALALFHGDDCTEIACLLDPDHVSAYQVQTVVEQIAGDQGLEVEQGYYTDITKDAALDKYLKIACADD from the exons aTGGAGCCTCATCACGCAAACAAG CCAAAGCTCAGCACGAAGCATTCCAAGTTCATCTCCTGCAAGCTCTACATTTCAGAAAGCCGCAATGCTATGGCTGTGGACGCAATCGAGCGTGCAAGCAAGAGTGATGCTCAGGTTGTTGTCGTCAGCCAGTTTGGGGATAATCACTACAACCGTTTCCGCTACACGCTTGTCTCCTACATCATCGACGACAGATCAACTGGAGAAGTGATATATAGCCCAATCAGGAAGGTGTTGCTAGCAATGATTGAGGCTGCATTTTCAACCATAGACCTTGAATCGCAGTCAGGAGCGCATCCAAGGATTGGTGTCGTCGATGACTTGTCCTTCCACCCCTTTGGTCAAGCCACAATGGAGGATGCTGCTTCTTTGGCTAAGCAGGTAGCATCTGACATTGGAAATGGCTTACAAG TCCCAGTATTCCTGTATGCAGCAGCCCACCCAACAGGAAAGTCTGTGGGTGCAATACGGCGTGAACTTGGCTACTACCGGCCAAATTACAAGGACAATCAGTGGTTAGGTAGCATGCTCCCTGATGTTCTGCCAGTTAAGCCTGATGTTGGTCCAACTCATGTCTCACATAAGAGAGGTGCCACAACAGTTGGTGTTGCACCTTGGATTGAGAGCTACAACGTCCCGGTACTGTCTAAGGACGTCGCAACTGTGAGGAGGATTACCCGCAGGGTGAGTGGACGGGGTGGAGGGCTTCCCACGGTGCAAGCTCTTGCACTCTTCCATGGAGATGATTGCACAGAGATTGCGTGCTTGTTGGATCCAGATCATGTCAGTGCCTATCAAGTTCAGACCGTGGTGGAACAGATTGCAGGAGACCAGGGACTTGAAGTTGAGCAGGGCTACTACACTGACATAACCAAGGATGCAGCGCTCGATAAGTATTTGAAGATTGCTTGTGCTGACGATTGA
- the LOC136483887 gene encoding scarecrow-like protein 9: MESPEYCEINSNTTLDYINRLLMEEGTDEKANIYQQHDALQAMEKPFYDILGQAYPSSPKETMISRDTQVDCPQDNYSEQACSGSFFTDIIGPQGMHLVANDWASECDYLSLQFERGAEEANKFVPSIVKLVDLDSNGLPDSNQMIKATIGQKGKHVSKIQSHPHVDLEFLEAKNSKHLAISISETTRDEMFDSVLLCDWQFHCDVAHLREIKAKEANSSSQNVRRKGYGQGQMKSRGKKKEEGIDLRAHLMQCAEAIVVNNLPFASELLKKMRHHASPYGDGSQRLALYFAIGLEARLTGTGSQMYQKLMEKRTRATDMLKAYRLFNAVCPFARVAYYFSNQTIADLLNGRPKVHIIDFGITLGFQWPSLIQRFAKQEGGPLKLRITGIDLPQPGFRPRAIIEATGKRLAEYAEMFNVPLEYQGIASQWEDICIENLNIDNDEVLIVNCMYRTKYLGDETEDIDSARDRVLRTMKRINPEVLILGIANGMYSSPFFLPRFREVLFHYSALFDMLDATALQSEDRIQIERDLLGASALNVVACEGAERIERPETYKQWQVRCLKAGFKQLPVNKAILKRSIDEKNKHYHEDFVIDEDSRWLLQGWKGRIMHAVSSWKPKESYTNQ, from the coding sequence ATGGAAAGTCCTGAGTATTGCGAGATAAACTCAAATACGACTCTCGACTACATAAACCGACTGTTAATGGAGGAGGGCACTGATGAGAAGGCCAACATATACCAACAACATGATGCACTTCAGGCCATGGAGAAGCCATTTTATGATATTCTTGGACAAGCATATCCATCTTCACCTAAGGAGACAATGATCAGTAGAGATACCCAAGTAGATTGTCCCCAAGACAATTATAGTGAACAGGCATGCAGTGGTAGTTTTTTCACTGATATTATTGGGCCACAAGGTATGCACCTGGTTGCCAATGACTGGGCTTCTGAATGTGACTATTTGTCTTTGCAATTTGAGAGAGGTGCTgaggaagcaaataagtttgtccCCAGTATTGTGAAATTGGTTGATCTGGACAGTAATGGCCTTCCTGATTCCAATCAAATGATAAAGGCAACAATTGGACAAAAGGGCAAGCATGTAAGCAAAATACAGAGTCATCCACATGTGGACTTGGAGTTTTTGGAAGCAAAGAATAGTAAGCATTTGGCCATCTCGATTAGTGAAACAACCCGGGATGAAATGTTTGACAGTGTTCTGCTCTGTGATTGGCAGTTCCATTGTGATGTTGCTCATCTTAGAGAAATTAAGGCAAAAGAAGCAAACAGCAGTTCACAGAATGTTCGGAGAAAAGGATATGGCCAAGGGCAGATGAAGTCACGAGGTAAGAAGAAAGAGGAGGGGATTGACCTCAGGGCTCATCTCATGCAGTGTGCAGAAGCAATAGTAGTAAACAACCTTCCATTTGCCAGTGAGCTACTGAAGAAGATGAGGCATCACGCTTCACCATATGGAGATGGCTCTCAGAGGCTGGCACTTTACTTTGCAATTGGTCTTGAGGCACGCTTGACCGGGACAGGGAGTCAAATGTATCAGAAACTGATGGAGAAACGAACAAGGGCCACAGACATGTTAAAGGCCTACCGCCTTTTCAATGCAGTGTGCCCTTTTGCTAGGGTGGCATACTACTTCTCCAACCAAACAATTGCTGACCTATTGAACGGGCGACCAAAGGTTCATATCATTGATTTTGGCATCACACTCGGCTTTCAGTGGCCATCATTAATCCAGCGCTTTGCGAAGCAAGAAGGTGGCCCCCTAAAGCTTCGTATCACAGGAATAGATTTACCTCAGCCAGGTTTTCGCCCCCGTGCAATAATTGAGGCGACAGGAAAACGCTTGGCCGAGTATGCAGAAATGTTCAATGTGCCTTTAGAGTACCAAGGGATCGCCTCACAATGGGAAGATATCTGCATCGAGAATCTCAATATTGACAATGATGAGGTGCTTATAGTCAACTGCATGTACAGAACAAAATATCTTGGTGATGAGACAGAAGACATAGATAGTGCAAGGGATAGGGTACTGCGTACCATGAAGAGGATCAACCCAGAGGTTCTCATTCTTGGCATTGCGAATGGGATGTACAGCTCCCCATTCTTCCTGCCACGATTCAGAGAGGTTTTGTTCCATTATTCTGCGCTGTTTGACATGCTCGATGCAACTGCTCTCCAGAGCGAAGATAGGATACAGATAGAAAGGGATCTGCTTGGGGCAAGTGCACTTAACGTTGTAGCGTGTGAGGGTGCAGAAAGGATTGAGAGGCCAGAGACTTACAAACAGTGGCAAGTGAGATGTCTCAAGGCTGGGTTCAAGCAACTTCCTGTTAATAAAGCAATCCTGAAGAGATCAATAGATGAAAAAAACAAGCATTATCATGAAGACTTTGTCATCGACGAAGATAGCAGATGGCTGCTACAAGGATGGAAGGGGAGGATAATGCATGCAGTGTCCTCATGGAAACCGAAAGAATCATACACTAATCAGTAA